Proteins from one Acidihalobacter prosperus genomic window:
- the ppk1 gene encoding polyphosphate kinase 1, translating to MTMEIDLSGKELYINRELSLLEFNRRVLDLAMDANMPLLERLRFLCISSTNLDEFFEIRVSGLKQQIALGVSTPGPDGLSASEQFERVSTQAHTLVDDQYRTFNEVLVPALAEKGIRFVRRTHWNAEQAEWIKRYFNRELLPVLSPLGLDPSHPFPRTLNKSLNFVVTLEGKDAFGRDSGLAIVQAPRSLPRLIRLPDEISRSEYGFVFLSSIIHAHVGDLFPGMRVTGCYQFRVTRNSDLFVDEEEIDDLLRALEGELPSRNFGEAVRLEVADNCPAHTAEYLLRQFGLGQADLFQVNGPVNLNRLLAVVDLVDRDDLKFPPFTPVLPTAFQPGSNYFEALDKGDVLLHHPFESFNPVIEFIRQAARDPAVLAIKQTLYRTGAGSRIVELLVEAARAGKEVTVVVELRARFDEAANIELASHLQDAGAHVVYGVVGYKTHAKITMVVRRHKGRVKRYVHLGTGNYHAGTARHYTDFGLFTADKVIGEDVHKIFQQLTGLGRVSRAKKLLQAPFTLHKGILTRIAREAETAKAGRPARIIARMNALIDPQIIQALYQASRAGVQIDLIVRGICCLRPGVPGVSENIRVRSVLGRFLEHSRVFYFQNDGGEPEVFCSSADWMPRNFFRRVESAFPIEDRRLAQRVISEGLEAYVKDNAQAWVLRSDGSYHRVGGDRQKPRPAQGLLLQLINGAESP from the coding sequence ATGACCATGGAGATCGATCTCTCCGGCAAAGAGCTGTACATCAATCGCGAACTGAGCCTGCTCGAATTCAATCGGCGCGTCCTCGATCTGGCCATGGACGCCAACATGCCGTTGCTCGAACGGTTGCGATTCCTGTGCATCTCCAGCACCAACCTCGACGAATTCTTCGAGATTCGCGTATCCGGGCTCAAGCAGCAGATTGCCCTCGGCGTCTCGACGCCTGGCCCCGACGGACTTTCCGCCAGCGAGCAATTCGAGCGCGTCAGCACCCAGGCACACACCCTGGTGGACGATCAGTATCGCACCTTCAACGAGGTACTGGTGCCCGCCCTCGCGGAAAAGGGCATCCGTTTCGTGCGCCGCACGCACTGGAACGCCGAACAGGCGGAATGGATCAAGCGCTATTTCAACCGCGAACTGCTGCCCGTGCTCAGTCCGCTCGGCCTCGACCCATCCCACCCCTTTCCGCGCACGCTCAACAAGAGCCTGAATTTCGTCGTCACCCTGGAGGGCAAGGATGCCTTCGGGCGCGACAGCGGCCTGGCCATCGTGCAGGCGCCCCGCTCGCTGCCGCGCCTGATCCGACTGCCGGATGAAATTTCTCGCAGCGAATACGGATTCGTCTTCCTTTCATCCATCATTCATGCACATGTCGGCGATCTGTTTCCTGGCATGCGCGTGACCGGGTGCTACCAGTTCCGCGTCACACGCAACAGCGATCTGTTCGTCGACGAGGAGGAAATCGACGATCTGCTGCGCGCGCTCGAAGGCGAGCTGCCCTCGCGCAATTTCGGCGAAGCCGTGCGTCTCGAGGTGGCCGACAACTGCCCTGCCCACACGGCGGAATATCTGCTGCGGCAATTCGGACTGGGGCAGGCCGACCTGTTCCAGGTCAACGGCCCTGTCAATCTCAACCGCCTGCTGGCCGTCGTCGACCTGGTCGACCGCGACGACCTCAAGTTCCCGCCGTTCACGCCCGTGCTGCCCACTGCCTTCCAGCCCGGCAGCAATTACTTCGAGGCCCTGGACAAGGGCGACGTACTGCTGCATCACCCTTTCGAATCCTTCAATCCGGTCATCGAGTTCATCCGTCAGGCCGCGCGCGACCCCGCCGTGCTCGCGATCAAGCAAACGTTGTATCGCACGGGCGCCGGCTCACGCATCGTGGAACTGCTGGTCGAGGCCGCACGCGCAGGCAAGGAAGTCACGGTGGTCGTGGAACTGCGCGCACGTTTCGACGAGGCCGCCAATATCGAACTTGCCAGCCACCTGCAGGACGCCGGCGCACACGTGGTCTACGGCGTGGTCGGCTACAAGACGCACGCCAAGATCACCATGGTGGTGCGGCGCCACAAGGGGCGCGTGAAGCGCTATGTGCACCTCGGCACCGGCAACTACCACGCCGGCACCGCACGTCACTACACCGATTTCGGCCTGTTCACGGCAGACAAGGTCATCGGCGAGGACGTGCACAAGATCTTTCAGCAGCTGACCGGGCTGGGGCGGGTTTCGCGCGCCAAAAAACTGTTGCAGGCCCCCTTCACGCTGCACAAGGGGATTCTGACGCGCATCGCCCGGGAGGCGGAAACGGCCAAGGCCGGCCGCCCGGCACGCATCATCGCCCGCATGAACGCCCTGATCGACCCTCAAATCATCCAGGCGCTTTACCAGGCCTCGCGGGCGGGCGTGCAGATCGACCTCATCGTTCGCGGCATCTGCTGTCTGCGCCCCGGCGTACCGGGCGTTTCCGAGAACATCCGTGTACGCTCGGTATTGGGGCGTTTCCTCGAACATTCGCGGGTATTCTATTTTCAGAACGACGGCGGCGAACCCGAGGTCTTCTGCTCGTCCGCCGACTGGATGCCGCGCAATTTTTTCCGGCGCGTCGAAAGCGCTTTTCCGATCGAGGACCGGCGCCTGGCCCAACGCGTGATCAGCGAGGGACTGGAGGCCTACGTCAAGGACAATGCGCAGGCCTGGGTATTGCGTTCCGACGGCAGTTATCATCGCGTAGGCGGCGACCGTCAGAAGCCTCGGCCGGCACAGGGTCTTCTGTTGCAGCTGATCAACGGCGCCGAAAGTCCCTGA
- the phoU gene encoding phosphate signaling complex protein PhoU, which translates to MNQDMLKKHISQQFNAELEDVRNRVLTMGGLVEKNVGEAIEALVNGDAALGEMAAKSDYQVNRMELSIDEECSRILARRQPAALDLRLVMTVIKTITDLERVGDKAEKIGRLAIELANQERLDRYKELRYMGELAREALHQALDAFARMDVELAMQVVRGDDVIDDAYDALTRQLVTYMMEDPRNIRRGIDVLWCARALERVGDHAKNIAEYVVYMVLGKDVRHVTPEQIEDEVRKATR; encoded by the coding sequence ATGAATCAGGACATGCTCAAAAAACACATCTCACAGCAATTCAACGCGGAGCTTGAGGATGTGCGCAACCGCGTGCTGACCATGGGCGGTCTCGTCGAAAAAAATGTCGGCGAGGCGATCGAGGCGCTGGTCAACGGCGATGCCGCGCTGGGCGAGATGGCGGCCAAGTCCGATTATCAGGTCAACCGCATGGAGCTGAGCATCGACGAGGAATGTTCGCGCATTCTGGCGCGTCGGCAGCCTGCCGCGCTGGATCTGCGTCTGGTGATGACCGTCATCAAGACGATCACCGACCTCGAGCGGGTCGGCGACAAGGCCGAGAAGATCGGGCGACTGGCCATCGAGCTGGCGAACCAGGAACGCCTCGATCGCTACAAGGAATTGCGCTACATGGGCGAACTGGCGCGCGAAGCCTTGCACCAGGCGCTCGATGCGTTCGCGCGCATGGATGTCGAGCTGGCGATGCAGGTGGTGCGCGGCGATGACGTCATCGACGACGCCTACGATGCGCTGACCCGTCAGCTGGTGACCTACATGATGGAAGACCCGCGCAATATCCGACGCGGCATCGACGTGTTGTGGTGTGCCCGTGCATTGGAGCGGGTGGGCGATCATGCCAAAAACATTGCCGAATACGTGGTCTACATGGTGCTGGGCAAGGATGTCCGGCACGTGACGCCGGAGCAGATCGAGGACGAGGTCCGCAAGGCCACGCGCTGA
- the truD gene encoding tRNA pseudouridine(13) synthase TruD has product MNECPSAPPGPLPHCGHPPVSAVIRRSPEDFLVEELPLTEPDGGGEHLWLLIEKRSENTDDLARRLARCAGVRPAAIGYAGRKDKHALTRQWFSVHLPGRDDPDAESFERDALNVLRSARHSRKLKVGALRGNRFRLRLRDVDGDRDALAARLEEIATGGVPNYFGEQRFGRQAGNLARARAMFAGQRERDRNRRGLYLSAARSALFNAILAERVTLGNWNRLLPGEVVQLDGSRSFFTAAPDDIALADRLARWDIHPSGALWGSGAPPTIGEAAALERAVADRFADIASGLEAAGLRQERRPLRLRPDQLGWAWEDERQSLILEFSLPAGTFATTVLREIADYVDAGGHPEGE; this is encoded by the coding sequence ATGAACGAATGCCCGTCCGCGCCGCCCGGCCCCTTGCCGCACTGCGGGCATCCGCCTGTCAGCGCCGTCATCCGCCGCAGTCCGGAGGATTTCCTGGTCGAAGAGCTGCCTCTGACCGAACCGGACGGCGGCGGCGAACACCTCTGGCTGCTGATCGAGAAGCGTAGCGAGAACACCGACGACCTGGCGCGCCGGCTGGCGAGATGCGCTGGCGTCCGGCCCGCGGCAATCGGCTATGCCGGCCGCAAGGACAAGCACGCGCTGACGCGACAATGGTTCAGCGTGCATCTTCCCGGGCGCGACGACCCCGACGCCGAGAGTTTCGAGCGCGACGCCCTGAACGTACTGCGTAGCGCCAGGCACTCGCGCAAGCTCAAGGTCGGCGCGCTACGCGGCAACCGCTTCCGACTGCGCCTGCGCGATGTCGACGGCGATCGGGATGCACTGGCCGCGCGGCTCGAAGAAATCGCAACCGGCGGTGTCCCGAATTATTTCGGCGAACAGCGATTCGGCCGTCAGGCTGGCAACCTGGCGCGCGCACGCGCCATGTTCGCGGGACAGCGGGAACGCGACCGCAACCGGCGCGGCCTCTATCTTTCCGCGGCACGCAGCGCCTTGTTCAATGCGATACTGGCCGAACGCGTGACGCTAGGAAACTGGAATCGCCTGTTGCCAGGAGAAGTCGTGCAGCTCGACGGCAGCCGCAGCTTTTTCACCGCCGCCCCCGACGATATCGCGCTCGCCGACCGCCTCGCACGCTGGGACATCCACCCGAGCGGCGCACTCTGGGGCAGCGGCGCACCGCCTACCATCGGCGAGGCCGCCGCGCTCGAACGGGCGGTCGCCGACCGCTTCGCCGACATCGCTTCGGGTCTCGAGGCTGCGGGACTACGGCAGGAACGACGGCCGCTGAGACTCAGACCCGACCAGCTGGGATGGGCATGGGAGGACGAGCGGCAGAGCCTGATCCTCGAATTCAGCCTGCCGGCGGGCACCTTTGCCACCACCGTGCTGCGCGAAATCGCGGATTACGTCGATGCCGGCGGGCACCCGGAGGGCGAATGA
- the soxB gene encoding thiosulfohydrolase SoxB → MSISRREFMQMMAVAGIAGFLSPRFAQAAGKSAEDFYEIPDYGNVTLLHFTDSHAQLNPVYWREPDTNIGVGSAIGRPPHLTGEHFLKFYHEMAGTQDAYAFDCLDYTELAQKYGKMGGFAHLTSLIKRYREERKDRTLLLDAGDTWQGSATSLWTKGADMVGAQNIMGVDAMVGHWEFTYGQARVKELVEKHLKAEFLAQNVNDSTWGDLVFKPYTIREVSGRKIAIIGQAFPYTPIANPRYMIPDWTFGIKQDHMQKMVDECRHKHAADLVVLLSHNGADVDMKMAANVKGIDIILGGHTHDIMGPRPVKIGNTLVINTSTNGKILARFDLDVGKGRLKGYRFHYMPVFSNMIKPDEEMAAYIQKVRAPYEKKLSEPLAVTESLLYRRDNFNGTFDQLLVQALMEEMDAEAAFSPGFRWGYAKLPGETITFDDVMGQTAITYPQVTINEYTGETIKMIMEDVGDNLFNKDPYYQQGGDMIRVGNIQYVMDPNKKIGHRIKELHVGGKPISMKKKYKVAGWAAVSRPVEGKPVWDVFADWLRKQKHVRVDKVDVPRLVGVKDNPGIAFPKEYGL, encoded by the coding sequence ATGAGTATATCGCGCCGAGAGTTCATGCAGATGATGGCCGTGGCGGGCATCGCCGGTTTCCTGAGCCCCCGCTTCGCGCAGGCCGCGGGCAAGAGCGCCGAGGATTTCTATGAAATCCCGGATTACGGCAATGTGACGCTGCTGCATTTCACGGACAGCCACGCGCAGCTCAATCCGGTGTACTGGCGCGAGCCCGATACCAATATCGGCGTCGGCTCGGCGATCGGTCGTCCGCCGCATCTGACGGGCGAGCACTTCCTCAAGTTCTACCATGAGATGGCCGGCACCCAGGACGCCTATGCCTTCGATTGCCTGGATTACACCGAGCTGGCCCAGAAATACGGCAAGATGGGCGGATTCGCCCATTTGACCAGCCTGATCAAGCGCTATCGCGAGGAGCGCAAGGATCGCACCCTGTTGCTCGACGCCGGCGATACCTGGCAGGGGTCGGCGACCTCGTTGTGGACCAAGGGCGCGGACATGGTGGGCGCCCAGAACATCATGGGCGTCGACGCCATGGTCGGCCACTGGGAATTCACCTATGGCCAGGCGCGCGTCAAGGAGCTGGTCGAAAAGCACCTCAAGGCCGAATTCCTGGCGCAGAATGTCAACGACAGCACCTGGGGCGATCTGGTCTTCAAGCCGTACACGATCCGCGAGGTCAGCGGGCGCAAGATCGCGATCATCGGCCAGGCCTTCCCGTATACGCCGATTGCCAATCCGCGCTACATGATTCCGGACTGGACCTTCGGCATCAAGCAGGATCACATGCAGAAGATGGTCGACGAATGCCGCCACAAGCATGCGGCCGACCTCGTCGTGCTGCTGTCGCACAATGGCGCCGACGTCGACATGAAGATGGCCGCCAACGTCAAGGGTATCGACATCATCCTGGGTGGGCATACCCACGACATCATGGGGCCACGCCCGGTCAAGATCGGCAATACCCTGGTCATCAACACCTCGACCAACGGCAAGATCCTGGCCCGGTTCGATCTTGACGTCGGCAAGGGGCGCCTCAAGGGTTACCGTTTCCACTACATGCCGGTGTTCTCCAACATGATCAAGCCGGACGAGGAAATGGCGGCCTACATCCAGAAGGTGCGCGCGCCCTACGAGAAGAAGCTTTCCGAGCCGCTCGCCGTGACTGAAAGCCTGCTGTATCGCCGCGACAACTTCAACGGCACCTTCGATCAACTGCTGGTGCAGGCGCTGATGGAGGAAATGGATGCCGAGGCGGCGTTCTCGCCGGGGTTCCGCTGGGGCTACGCCAAGCTGCCGGGCGAGACCATCACCTTCGACGACGTGATGGGCCAGACTGCGATCACCTATCCGCAGGTGACGATCAACGAGTACACCGGCGAAACCATCAAGATGATCATGGAAGACGTCGGCGACAACCTGTTCAACAAGGATCCCTACTACCAGCAGGGCGGCGACATGATCCGCGTCGGCAACATCCAGTACGTGATGGACCCGAACAAGAAGATCGGTCACCGCATCAAGGAATTGCATGTGGGCGGCAAGCCGATCTCGATGAAGAAGAAATACAAGGTGGCCGGCTGGGCCGCCGTGTCGCGTCCGGTCGAGGGCAAGCCGGTGTGGGACGTGTTCGCCGACTGGCTGCGCAAGCAGAAGCATGTGCGCGTGGACAAGGTCGACGTGCCGCGTCTCGTCGGGGTCAAGGACAATCCCGGCATTGCCTTCCCGAAGGAGTACGGGCTCTAA
- a CDS encoding thioredoxin fold domain-containing protein → MNREVSRSSFPRVLSMALYLWLACMGLAQAATPSEPALLREAADSHWIAEGHGDRIIYVIFDPNCPYCHLVYVDSQAYLKHYQFRWVPVAILTPTSPGKAAAMLEAHDRNAALKENEHRFVRERGKLGGLKPLARMSAKTRRELEVNKALLTKTGMEVVPPIVFLNKHGKAEVIKGAPGKSAFPTMLGEVAPTPAAK, encoded by the coding sequence GTGAATCGTGAAGTATCGCGCTCCTCGTTCCCGCGCGTCCTGTCGATGGCGCTGTATCTGTGGCTGGCCTGCATGGGGCTGGCGCAGGCGGCCACACCGAGCGAGCCTGCTCTGCTCCGCGAGGCGGCAGACTCGCACTGGATCGCGGAGGGACACGGCGATCGCATCATCTACGTGATTTTCGATCCCAATTGCCCCTATTGCCATCTGGTTTATGTGGATTCCCAGGCCTATCTCAAGCACTACCAGTTCCGCTGGGTGCCGGTGGCGATCTTGACGCCCACGAGTCCCGGCAAGGCGGCAGCCATGCTGGAGGCGCATGACCGCAATGCCGCGCTCAAGGAAAACGAGCACCGTTTCGTGCGCGAGCGCGGGAAACTCGGCGGTCTCAAGCCGCTGGCGAGGATGAGCGCCAAGACACGGCGTGAGCTGGAGGTGAACAAGGCGCTGCTGACCAAGACCGGCATGGAAGTGGTGCCGCCCATCGTGTTTCTCAACAAGCATGGCAAGGCCGAAGTGATCAAGGGCGCGCCAGGCAAGTCCGCGTTCCCGACCATGCTGGGCGAGGTGGCGCCTACGCCGGCCGCCAAGTAG
- a CDS encoding ABC transporter ATP-binding protein, producing MRLDYRIEAPVALDVSLELTGFCVLLGLSGAGKSTLLKAVAGLLPGQGMPYGGLPPERRPVGYLPQGYALFPHLRVWENVAFARRGSRAERRAAALALLERVQLADLAERWPSALSGGQQQRVALARALARDPELLLLDEPTSALDASTRDQVLGELIELIDAQEIPTLAVTHDPQVAALADRMAILSRGRIVQQGIPHEVFGAPSSVAAARLVGYANLFEGHVLRRGAEVVEVGVGHRHLSCLIESEAPMSVRVMLALRADAIDVTENGDRNAAPDRQYLNARILRARNDGLGLRLYCDADMDAPLEIRLAHKTRWHASLRAGDSVVLNFPYAALRLLPAD from the coding sequence ATGCGCCTCGACTACCGTATCGAAGCCCCGGTCGCCCTCGATGTTTCACTGGAGCTGACGGGTTTCTGTGTCCTGCTCGGGCTTAGCGGCGCTGGCAAAAGCACGTTGCTCAAGGCCGTCGCGGGCCTGCTGCCGGGCCAGGGCATGCCCTACGGTGGCCTGCCGCCGGAACGGCGGCCGGTCGGCTATCTGCCGCAGGGTTACGCGCTGTTCCCACACCTGCGGGTATGGGAAAACGTCGCCTTCGCACGGCGCGGCTCGCGGGCTGAGCGGCGTGCCGCGGCCCTGGCGCTGCTCGAACGTGTGCAGCTGGCCGATCTGGCCGAACGGTGGCCGAGCGCCCTTTCCGGCGGCCAACAGCAGCGCGTGGCCCTGGCCAGGGCGCTGGCCAGGGATCCCGAGCTACTGCTGCTGGACGAACCCACCTCGGCGCTGGATGCGAGTACGCGCGACCAGGTGCTCGGCGAACTGATCGAACTGATCGACGCCCAGGAAATACCGACGCTGGCGGTCACACACGACCCGCAGGTGGCCGCGCTGGCGGATCGCATGGCGATCCTGTCGCGCGGTCGCATTGTCCAGCAGGGGATACCGCACGAGGTCTTCGGCGCGCCGTCCAGCGTCGCGGCGGCGCGTCTGGTGGGTTACGCCAATCTGTTCGAAGGCCACGTACTGCGACGCGGCGCCGAGGTCGTCGAGGTGGGCGTCGGGCACCGGCATCTGAGCTGCCTGATCGAGTCCGAGGCGCCGATGTCGGTACGCGTGATGCTGGCCCTGCGTGCCGACGCTATCGATGTAACGGAAAACGGAGACCGGAACGCTGCGCCGGACCGGCAGTACCTGAATGCCCGCATCCTGCGCGCTCGCAACGACGGTCTCGGGTTGCGCCTGTATTGCGACGCCGATATGGACGCGCCGCTGGAGATACGCCTGGCGCACAAGACCCGCTGGCATGCGAGCCTGCGCGCGGGCGATTCCGTGGTGCTGAATTTCCCATACGCTGCGTTGCGGCTCCTGCCGGCAGATTGA
- a CDS encoding ABC transporter permease subunit, with protein MTPPRSLLAVSGALGLAWLTLPLAGLVQATQWTHFGLESGDLEAIRVSLGYTSAALAIIVAFGTPVAYWLARGRFRGKWLAELLLLMPLLTPPLAMGILLSALYGPYGWAGEPLEHLGIELTNTAYAFVLAQVYSAAPYYIVAARAAFEAVPGELEQVALTLGKTRWQCFVTVTLPLARLGLAAGAALAWVRALGEFGVVLIVAYFPQGIPVKLWVNLQDYGLPAVYPLLWLFFLIAMPVPLLLGLLSRRHGTAQA; from the coding sequence GTGACGCCACCGCGATCGCTTCTCGCCGTCAGCGGCGCGCTCGGGCTGGCCTGGTTGACGTTGCCGCTCGCCGGCCTGGTGCAGGCCACCCAGTGGACTCATTTCGGGCTGGAGTCCGGTGATCTCGAAGCGATCCGGGTGTCGCTCGGCTACACCTCCGCCGCGCTCGCCATCATCGTCGCATTCGGCACGCCGGTCGCGTATTGGCTCGCACGCGGCAGGTTTCGCGGCAAATGGCTGGCCGAGCTGCTGCTCCTCATGCCTCTACTGACGCCGCCGCTGGCCATGGGCATCTTGCTCAGTGCCCTATACGGACCCTACGGCTGGGCCGGCGAACCGCTTGAGCATCTGGGCATCGAGCTCACCAATACGGCCTACGCCTTCGTGCTTGCCCAGGTTTACAGCGCCGCACCGTACTATATCGTCGCTGCCCGCGCGGCCTTCGAGGCCGTGCCCGGCGAACTCGAACAGGTCGCCCTCACGCTCGGCAAAACGCGCTGGCAATGCTTCGTGACCGTCACCCTGCCGCTGGCCAGACTCGGCTTGGCGGCAGGCGCTGCGCTGGCCTGGGTGCGCGCGCTCGGCGAGTTCGGCGTGGTACTGATCGTGGCCTATTTCCCGCAAGGCATCCCCGTAAAGCTGTGGGTCAACCTGCAGGACTATGGCCTGCCCGCGGTCTATCCGCTGCTATGGCTGTTCTTCCTCATCGCCATGCCGGTCCCGCTGCTGCTGGGCCTGCTCTCCCGACGGCACGGCACGGCACAGGCCTGA
- a CDS encoding extracellular solute-binding protein, protein MRLPLIVLPLALLLAAASAHAAPKLTVAYAGSMGVVMDRHISPAFEHAREAQVRGIGQGAWALARLIAAGRLRPDVFVSVTPGPMRLLIEKGLVRRAIPVASTQMAIAYSPKSRFAAAFARAAKGDIPWYQVLESPGLRLGRTDPATDPQGRNVILSFQLAARYYHRPALVQRILGPLRNPRQIFTEASLLSRLESGQIDAVVGYLSAMRSHHLPYISLPDQINLGEPAYQHDGYDRAGFRIDTGGKSVEVKPQPLVFYAAVLDKARHPDLARAFVNFLRSRPAQALFRETGYSPPSGKPLS, encoded by the coding sequence ATGCGCCTCCCGCTCATCGTATTGCCACTCGCGCTACTGTTGGCCGCCGCGTCGGCCCACGCCGCACCGAAACTGACCGTCGCCTACGCCGGCTCGATGGGCGTGGTCATGGATCGGCATATCAGTCCGGCCTTCGAACACGCGCGCGAAGCCCAGGTGCGCGGGATCGGACAGGGCGCGTGGGCGCTGGCACGGCTGATCGCGGCAGGCCGCCTGCGACCCGATGTCTTCGTTTCGGTCACGCCCGGTCCGATGCGCCTGTTGATCGAAAAGGGGCTGGTCCGGCGCGCGATCCCGGTCGCCAGTACGCAAATGGCCATCGCCTACAGCCCGAAATCGCGTTTCGCAGCCGCCTTCGCCCGTGCGGCAAAGGGCGACATCCCGTGGTACCAGGTGCTCGAAAGCCCTGGTCTACGCCTCGGACGCACCGACCCGGCAACCGACCCGCAGGGTCGGAATGTGATCCTCAGCTTCCAGCTCGCGGCGCGCTACTATCACCGCCCGGCGCTCGTGCAGCGCATCCTGGGACCGCTGCGCAATCCACGCCAGATATTCACGGAGGCTTCATTGCTCAGCCGTTTGGAATCGGGACAGATCGACGCCGTGGTCGGCTACCTTAGCGCGATGCGCTCGCACCACCTCCCCTACATATCGCTCCCCGACCAGATCAATCTGGGCGAACCGGCCTATCAGCATGACGGGTACGATCGCGCGGGCTTTCGCATCGACACCGGCGGCAAGTCCGTCGAGGTCAAGCCACAGCCACTGGTCTTCTATGCCGCCGTACTCGACAAGGCCCGGCACCCGGACCTGGCCCGCGCGTTCGTGAATTTCCTGCGCTCCCGACCGGCACAGGCCCTGTTCCGCGAGACCGGCTACAGCCCGCCGAGCGGCAAGCCGCTTTCGTGA
- a CDS encoding winged helix-turn-helix domain-containing protein, whose translation MTTQGPRVRILLGSVIALGPGKADLLEAIEATGSISAAARRMSMSYRRAWVLMDTMNRSFRAPLVDTATGGSGGGGANLTPLGREILRRYRTMERRAMAAVADDIAYIEARLAHPADPE comes from the coding sequence ATGACCACCCAAGGGCCGCGGGTGCGCATCCTCCTCGGCTCGGTCATCGCCCTGGGCCCCGGCAAGGCCGACCTGCTCGAGGCGATCGAGGCCACCGGCTCCATCTCCGCCGCCGCGCGCCGCATGTCGATGTCCTACCGACGCGCCTGGGTGTTGATGGACACCATGAACCGGAGCTTCCGCGCGCCTCTGGTCGATACCGCTACCGGCGGAAGCGGCGGAGGCGGCGCCAATCTGACCCCGCTCGGCCGTGAAATTCTGCGGCGCTACCGCACCATGGAGCGCAGAGCCATGGCAGCAGTCGCGGACGATATCGCGTACATCGAAGCCCGCCTCGCCCATCCCGCCGACCCCGAATAG
- the argF gene encoding ornithine carbamoyltransferase, with protein MKRRHFLTLDDLSPTELQRLIARASELKAIQRRGDRHTPLQGKTLGMIFEKASTRTRVSFEVGMAQLGGHALFLSPRDTQLGRGEPIEDTARVLSRMVDVVMIRTFAHETLERFAAHSRVPVINGLSDDVHPCQLLADLQTFQEHRGSIQGRTVAWIGDGNNMCHSWINAARLLDFQLRVACPPGYEPAKRFVDAADGHVDILHDAHASATGADLLVTDVWASMGQEEEQARRAAAFAAFQIDDQVMAQASPDALFMHCLPAHRGEEVAAAVIDGPHSVVWDEAENRLHAQKALLEFLLEVSLRG; from the coding sequence ATGAAGCGTCGCCACTTCCTGACCCTGGACGACCTCAGCCCGACGGAGCTGCAGCGCCTGATCGCCCGCGCCAGCGAGCTCAAGGCGATCCAGCGCCGCGGCGACCGCCACACGCCGCTGCAGGGCAAAACCCTTGGCATGATCTTCGAGAAGGCCTCGACGCGCACCCGCGTCTCCTTCGAGGTGGGCATGGCGCAGCTCGGCGGTCACGCCCTGTTCCTGTCGCCCCGCGACACCCAACTCGGCCGTGGCGAACCGATCGAGGATACGGCGCGCGTACTCTCGCGCATGGTCGACGTCGTGATGATCCGCACCTTCGCCCACGAAACCCTGGAGCGCTTCGCCGCACACTCCCGAGTGCCGGTCATCAACGGTCTCAGCGACGACGTGCACCCCTGCCAGCTGCTCGCCGACCTGCAGACATTTCAGGAACACCGAGGCAGTATTCAGGGGCGCACTGTGGCCTGGATCGGCGACGGCAACAACATGTGCCACTCCTGGATCAATGCCGCACGCCTGCTCGATTTCCAGTTGCGCGTAGCCTGCCCGCCCGGCTACGAGCCGGCCAAGCGCTTCGTGGACGCCGCGGACGGGCATGTCGATATCCTGCACGACGCGCACGCGTCCGCCACGGGCGCCGACCTGCTGGTGACCGACGTCTGGGCCAGCATGGGTCAGGAAGAGGAGCAGGCACGGCGCGCCGCGGCGTTCGCCGCCTTCCAGATCGACGACCAGGTGATGGCGCAGGCCAGCCCCGATGCCCTGTTCATGCACTGCCTGCCCGCGCATCGCGGCGAAGAAGTCGCCGCAGCGGTGATCGACGGTCCGCACAGCGTGGTCTGGGACGAGGCAGAAAACCGCCTCCATGCGCAAAAGGCACTGCTGGAGTTCCTGCTCGAAGTCTCTCTGAGGGGATGA